The following are encoded together in the uncultured Sphaerochaeta sp. genome:
- a CDS encoding NADH-dependent [FeFe] hydrogenase, group A6 — MDRKMITLSVDGKTVTVPEGTRILDACKVAGIKVPSLCYLEDVSAHGSCGICVVEIEGFRRLVRSCLHTVQQDMVIHTHTDRVMRARKLNLELLLANHPLLCTNCERNLNCELQSLALQLGVRESRFERTKKSILPIDSSSSAIVRDPNACILCNRCVEVCAKVQEVHAIEMMGRGLRTTVSTFFDEGLASSVCTNCGQCSLVCPTGAITERSHEREVFDAIADPNLVVLVQTAPAIRVGLGEAMGLGEGSLVTGKMVSALRTLGFDRVFDTQFSADLTIMEESHELIHRMTNGGTLPMITSCSPGWIKFIETFYPEQLDHLSSCKSPQQMFGSIAKTYYAEQAGIDPRNIRVVSVMPCTAKKYEAGRSEIDSAFSYWREKGSFSEEEYFCDVDYVLTTRELARMLKRIGIDFAHLEEGKFDDPLGQSTGSAVLFGATGGVMEAALRTAYETITKTTLEELEFEQIRIGEGIREATIMIGETPLKVAVANTLANARVLLDQIQEGKSPYAFIEVMTCPDGCLGGGGQPIPSTKEIRRKRAMSIYEEDRGMPIRKSHENPSIQVLYTSFLEQPLGHLSHQLLHTTYVKRGAYPE; from the coding sequence ATGGATAGGAAGATGATCACACTCTCCGTTGACGGGAAAACAGTCACGGTCCCAGAAGGAACAAGAATCCTGGATGCATGCAAAGTTGCAGGAATCAAGGTTCCTTCTCTCTGCTATCTGGAGGATGTCTCTGCACACGGGTCCTGCGGCATCTGTGTGGTCGAAATTGAGGGTTTCAGACGTCTGGTCCGTTCATGCCTCCATACCGTCCAGCAGGATATGGTCATCCATACACACACCGACCGTGTCATGCGTGCAAGGAAGCTGAATCTTGAGTTGTTGCTAGCCAATCATCCATTGCTTTGTACCAATTGTGAGAGAAACCTCAACTGCGAGTTGCAATCCCTTGCCTTGCAACTGGGAGTGAGAGAGTCACGATTCGAGAGGACGAAAAAATCGATACTCCCGATTGACTCATCTTCCTCCGCAATTGTACGTGACCCAAATGCTTGTATTCTCTGTAATCGTTGTGTCGAGGTATGTGCAAAAGTACAAGAGGTGCATGCAATTGAAATGATGGGGCGGGGACTCCGTACGACTGTATCAACTTTCTTTGATGAAGGACTGGCTTCCTCGGTCTGTACCAATTGCGGGCAGTGCTCCCTTGTCTGTCCAACCGGTGCCATCACTGAGAGGAGCCATGAGAGGGAAGTGTTCGATGCGATCGCTGATCCAAACCTTGTTGTGTTGGTGCAGACCGCCCCGGCTATTCGGGTAGGACTTGGAGAGGCAATGGGCTTGGGTGAAGGTTCCCTAGTGACGGGGAAGATGGTCAGTGCTCTGAGGACACTCGGCTTTGACCGCGTTTTTGACACCCAGTTCAGTGCTGATCTTACCATCATGGAAGAGTCTCATGAGTTGATACACCGCATGACCAATGGTGGTACGCTCCCCATGATCACCAGCTGTTCTCCTGGGTGGATCAAGTTCATTGAAACCTTCTATCCTGAACAACTCGACCATCTCTCATCCTGTAAGTCGCCACAACAGATGTTCGGCTCCATTGCCAAGACCTATTACGCTGAGCAAGCTGGAATAGATCCCAGGAATATACGGGTGGTCTCGGTCATGCCCTGTACTGCCAAGAAGTATGAGGCAGGCAGAAGTGAGATTGACAGTGCCTTCTCCTACTGGCGGGAAAAGGGTTCCTTCTCAGAGGAGGAGTACTTCTGTGATGTTGATTATGTGCTGACCACACGGGAACTGGCAAGGATGCTGAAACGGATTGGGATTGATTTCGCCCATCTGGAAGAGGGCAAGTTCGATGATCCCCTTGGACAGTCCACAGGATCGGCAGTACTGTTTGGTGCTACAGGTGGTGTGATGGAAGCAGCGCTCAGAACTGCATATGAGACCATCACAAAGACTACCTTAGAGGAGTTGGAGTTTGAACAGATCCGCATCGGTGAAGGTATCAGGGAGGCAACCATCATGATTGGGGAAACCCCGCTGAAGGTTGCAGTTGCCAATACCCTGGCAAATGCTCGCGTCCTCCTGGACCAGATCCAGGAAGGTAAGAGTCCCTACGCGTTCATAGAAGTGATGACCTGTCCTGATGGATGTCTGGGGGGAGGAGGGCAGCCGATTCCATCGACCAAGGAGATCAGGAGAAAGCGAGCCATGTCTATCTATGAGGAAGACCGTGGCATGCCGATACGCAAATCCCATGAGAATCCGTCCATCCAGGTACTCTATACCTCATTCCTAGAGCAGCCTCTGGGTCATCTGAGTCACCAGCTGTTACATACCACGTATGTAAAGCGTGGTGCCTATCCAGAATGA
- a CDS encoding DNA repair exonuclease: MRILACADIHLGRKPELAQSGHAAWDAIIHKAIELAVDVVVLSGDVVEHERTWLSVYGPLLSGLEALKNAGIQVVGVGGNHDWSVFPRLAEESDAIKILGLNGTWESHDIGDVRFIGWSFPSAHEEQSPLTDFDTSLVDNSKLSLGLLHADWTQQYSKYAPIDEHALLKTGIPLWMLGHIHRGGRLGTSSAYYCGSPFALDVSETGAHGAYLLETEQGRTWKDPLFIALCPYRYEQCIVDATGIQDMESLRSAVTRSVRAYIDQMPFHGTVAVRLVFTGNLHANLDLQQVFSFEGREMELLFQDEDMEVLLLNRNEDATDLEADLDQLVKGSGPQALLASMLLDSDAMQQLGVSYQRLDTESYNTSGFNLLRQTSLTQEEAVKRGKRAVLQLLRAMESQRREHEA; the protein is encoded by the coding sequence ATGAGAATTCTCGCATGTGCAGACATTCATTTGGGGCGAAAACCGGAGCTTGCACAATCCGGGCACGCTGCTTGGGATGCGATCATCCACAAAGCGATTGAGCTTGCCGTGGATGTAGTGGTATTATCTGGTGATGTCGTGGAACATGAGAGAACCTGGCTATCCGTCTATGGTCCACTCCTTTCTGGGTTGGAAGCACTCAAGAATGCAGGAATACAGGTTGTCGGGGTAGGGGGAAACCATGACTGGTCCGTCTTTCCCCGGTTGGCCGAAGAGAGTGATGCGATCAAGATCCTTGGTTTGAACGGAACATGGGAATCCCATGATATCGGGGATGTTCGGTTCATTGGTTGGTCATTTCCCAGTGCACATGAGGAACAATCCCCGCTAACCGATTTCGATACATCACTTGTTGATAATTCAAAGCTTTCCCTTGGTCTGTTGCATGCTGACTGGACTCAGCAGTACTCCAAATATGCTCCCATAGACGAACATGCATTGTTGAAAACCGGTATTCCTCTCTGGATGCTTGGACATATCCATAGAGGAGGAAGACTGGGCACTTCCTCTGCCTACTATTGTGGCTCCCCCTTTGCTCTCGACGTGAGTGAAACAGGTGCACATGGAGCCTATCTTCTGGAAACCGAACAAGGTCGCACATGGAAGGATCCACTGTTCATTGCCCTCTGTCCGTATCGGTATGAACAATGTATAGTTGATGCTACCGGTATACAAGATATGGAATCACTTCGCTCTGCGGTTACCAGATCGGTACGCGCCTATATTGACCAGATGCCATTCCATGGAACAGTTGCGGTACGTTTGGTGTTCACCGGGAACCTGCATGCTAATCTGGACTTGCAACAGGTCTTTTCCTTTGAAGGAAGGGAGATGGAACTCCTATTCCAGGACGAGGATATGGAGGTGCTGTTGTTGAACCGCAATGAAGATGCAACAGACCTGGAGGCAGATCTCGATCAACTGGTCAAGGGCAGCGGTCCGCAAGCCCTGCTTGCATCTATGCTTCTAGACAGCGATGCAATGCAGCAACTGGGTGTGTCCTATCAACGATTGGATACAGAGAGTTACAATACCAGTGGGTTCAATCTTCTCAGGCAGACCTCCCTTACCCAGGAAGAGGCCGTCAAACGGGGAAAACGGGCAGTTCTTCAGTTGCTCAGGGCTATGGAATCCCAGAGGAGGGAGCATGAAGCATAA
- a CDS encoding BrnA antitoxin family protein — MSMKKREDKQNQSVKKIDFSDIPEMTDEQLAQLQPSHLRNPENFRPIKKKISIYVDADVLDHYKSKGKGYQTKINRVLRQGMLRETAPSYGKEDTSSKK, encoded by the coding sequence ATGAGTATGAAGAAAAGAGAAGATAAACAGAACCAGAGCGTCAAGAAAATCGATTTCTCTGATATCCCGGAGATGACTGATGAACAGTTAGCACAATTGCAACCCTCCCATTTGCGTAATCCAGAGAATTTTCGCCCCATCAAAAAAAAGATCAGCATCTATGTCGATGCTGATGTGCTTGATCATTACAAGTCAAAAGGCAAAGGGTATCAAACAAAGATCAATCGGGTATTGCGGCAAGGGATGCTCAGGGAGACTGCTCCTTCCTATGGTAAGGAGGATACATCAAGTAAAAAGTGA
- a CDS encoding LacI family DNA-binding transcriptional regulator yields the protein MATITDIAKKANVSITTVSRILNHDDTLSVSDETKLRVLVAAKELEYVTLQQRKQRKKAGKKFTFAIVEWYDYPALIEDPYYLYLMTTVEKQLARENINTVKFINIDGEFVPSVDTQIDAIIAIGRFNLNQIEKISTFSPYIVFLDSCPDATRFDSVLINTELGTQLALQHLYDLGHRRIAYIGGKVIGDTGGQGRDMRKAAYCEFMQENSIFDEALIFEGERLSYTEGYTLAKSAVALQNRPTALFCANDSTATGVLARLHQSKILVPDDISVVGFNDQSSVQFLSPPLTTVNIPMQFIAQNTVDILKNRISGHYRFPIKIYVPTSLTIRQSTKELS from the coding sequence GTGGCTACTATTACGGATATTGCGAAGAAAGCGAACGTCTCTATTACCACTGTTTCAAGAATTCTGAACCATGATGACACTCTCAGCGTCTCTGACGAAACAAAACTGAGAGTCCTTGTTGCTGCAAAGGAGTTGGAATATGTCACACTCCAGCAAAGAAAACAGAGAAAAAAGGCAGGGAAAAAGTTCACGTTTGCCATTGTAGAATGGTATGACTATCCTGCATTGATTGAAGATCCGTACTATCTGTATCTCATGACCACTGTCGAAAAACAGCTTGCCAGAGAGAATATCAACACGGTGAAATTCATCAACATAGATGGAGAATTTGTTCCCTCTGTAGATACTCAAATTGATGCCATAATCGCCATTGGCAGGTTCAATCTCAACCAGATTGAGAAAATCTCTACATTCTCTCCCTATATCGTATTCCTCGATTCCTGTCCTGATGCCACCCGCTTTGATTCTGTACTCATTAACACCGAACTAGGAACACAGCTTGCACTCCAGCATTTGTACGACCTGGGGCACCGAAGGATTGCCTATATTGGAGGAAAAGTAATCGGGGACACAGGTGGACAAGGGAGAGATATGCGGAAAGCCGCGTATTGTGAATTTATGCAGGAAAACAGTATCTTTGACGAGGCGCTCATATTTGAGGGAGAGAGGCTTTCCTACACAGAAGGATATACACTCGCTAAGTCAGCCGTAGCGTTACAGAATCGCCCTACTGCTCTATTCTGTGCAAACGACTCTACAGCCACAGGAGTTCTCGCTAGACTGCATCAGAGCAAGATACTAGTACCTGATGATATCAGTGTTGTAGGCTTCAATGACCAAAGCTCAGTACAGTTCCTCTCTCCACCACTGACAACGGTCAACATACCGATGCAGTTCATTGCGCAAAATACCGTAGACATCCTTAAGAACAGAATAAGTGGTCATTATAGGTTTCCAATCAAGATCTATGTGCCTACCTCACTGACCATCCGTCAAAGCACAAAAGAACTAAGTTAG
- a CDS encoding FAD-dependent oxidoreductase gives MSSILERLDNEGRKTLYPEIPAIAVGMGTCGIGSGADVLFDAFLALQKKQKDAFMLRSVGCFGCCSEEPLVLLYNPGKPMVLLHNVGEADCAPIVRALLDGTYYTEKAFCKISRWDHHLSTYEYGDDYPELLEWNEIPFFHPQVKLVLRDAGIIDPTNIAEYVAVGGYRALEKALFTMNRESVLGEVKSSKLRGRGGAGFPTGLKWELMKKEESEKKYLICNADEGDPGAYMNRNEMESDPHMLLEGMLIAAYVTGADEGIIYVRAEYPLAVERLSSAIQDAYANNLLGDDILGANMRFNLQVVEGAGAFVCGEETALIASLEGRAGRPRSKPPFPSQKGYLGYPTTINNLETWCNIPLIIGKGSDWFMRYGIPSSPGTKVFSLVGKVKHTGLVELPLGEKLTTLVYEAGGGSVSKTKRIKAVQSGGPSGGCIPSQLFDKSIDYESLAALGSIMGSGGMVVMDNDNCMVDSARYFVEFTTKESCGNCTPCREGLSQVLSILDRITKGEGKREDLQMLETLGAHISDTAMCGLGQSATNPVLTTLRYFPEEYESHILRKRCTAGTCEALVDELCSNSCPLSMRIPTYIALLRENRLVEAFTSTLEDNPLPGTLGRICHFHCQMRCRRDTLDAPVHQGELHRYLADTLYKMGNEQEVYQEMVAKIPASTGKKIGIVGAGPAGLSAAFYLVRLGHEVTIYDEHSEAGGVLRYGIPSYRLPREVLAKELELFEQLPITFAFNTRLGKDMWLSDLKGNYDEVILALGSYHHATLQLDGADKGQVVQGTDVLNALAEGEVPEVGERVVIIGGGNVAIDVARSLWRMGVEVTIAYRRDKEDMPANESEIEEAFSEGIPCIFNVAPKKVARDKKGRLEALEVEELEIGEYDLSGRKIRRGTGSIRSLSCDTVIVAIGERVDTELLEKENLAVSKRGHLEVKPYLYETNQEHVWAIGDVINGPSTAAEAMGQGKEVARLIDLRLSGKDRFAQLFATFRYDQTVGKTLYEGKAINAEKLPIAARSGSFEEVNKGYTGRQARMEAGRCLRCDVKCEQEVLYG, from the coding sequence ATGAGCAGTATATTGGAACGTTTAGACAATGAAGGAAGAAAGACCCTCTATCCAGAAATTCCTGCTATTGCAGTTGGAATGGGTACCTGTGGCATAGGAAGTGGGGCTGATGTGCTCTTTGACGCATTCTTGGCTCTCCAGAAGAAACAGAAAGATGCTTTCATGCTTCGCTCTGTCGGTTGTTTTGGTTGTTGCAGCGAAGAGCCTCTGGTACTGTTGTATAACCCTGGGAAACCGATGGTACTCCTGCATAACGTCGGAGAAGCAGACTGTGCCCCGATAGTACGCGCTCTGCTCGATGGTACCTACTATACAGAGAAGGCCTTCTGCAAGATAAGCAGATGGGACCATCATCTCTCTACATATGAATATGGAGATGATTATCCTGAACTTCTTGAATGGAATGAAATACCGTTCTTCCATCCACAAGTAAAACTGGTGTTGCGTGATGCTGGCATTATCGACCCAACCAACATCGCTGAGTATGTTGCTGTTGGTGGATACAGAGCACTTGAGAAAGCGCTCTTTACCATGAACAGGGAAAGTGTACTTGGGGAAGTCAAGTCATCAAAGCTCAGGGGACGGGGAGGGGCTGGGTTCCCTACCGGTCTGAAGTGGGAGTTGATGAAAAAGGAAGAGTCAGAGAAGAAGTACTTGATCTGCAACGCAGATGAAGGGGACCCTGGCGCATACATGAATCGTAATGAGATGGAGAGTGATCCTCATATGCTCCTTGAGGGCATGTTGATCGCTGCCTACGTGACAGGGGCAGATGAGGGGATCATCTACGTTCGCGCAGAGTACCCCTTGGCCGTGGAACGGCTAAGCAGTGCAATCCAGGATGCCTATGCCAATAATCTGTTGGGAGACGATATCCTCGGAGCAAATATGCGCTTTAATCTGCAGGTTGTGGAAGGTGCTGGGGCCTTTGTCTGTGGAGAGGAAACAGCATTGATCGCTTCCCTGGAAGGGAGAGCTGGACGACCTCGCTCTAAACCACCATTCCCCAGCCAGAAGGGTTATCTTGGGTATCCAACCACCATCAACAATCTGGAGACCTGGTGCAATATTCCTCTCATCATTGGGAAGGGTAGTGACTGGTTTATGAGATACGGTATTCCTTCCTCACCCGGAACGAAAGTATTTTCCTTGGTAGGAAAAGTCAAGCATACCGGGCTGGTCGAACTTCCCTTGGGAGAGAAGCTGACAACCTTGGTGTATGAGGCAGGTGGGGGATCTGTTTCAAAAACGAAACGTATCAAAGCTGTACAGAGTGGAGGCCCTTCAGGAGGGTGTATTCCCTCCCAGCTCTTTGATAAGAGTATTGACTATGAGAGCTTGGCAGCCCTAGGTTCCATCATGGGCTCTGGAGGTATGGTTGTCATGGACAATGACAACTGTATGGTGGACTCAGCACGCTATTTTGTTGAATTCACCACAAAGGAGTCATGCGGTAACTGTACCCCTTGCAGGGAAGGCCTTTCACAAGTGCTTTCCATCCTGGACAGAATTACCAAAGGAGAAGGAAAGAGAGAGGACCTGCAGATGTTGGAGACCTTGGGGGCTCATATCAGTGACACAGCAATGTGTGGACTTGGTCAATCTGCTACCAATCCTGTGTTGACAACACTACGCTATTTTCCTGAGGAATATGAAAGCCATATTTTAAGAAAGCGTTGTACAGCCGGAACATGTGAAGCGTTGGTAGATGAGCTTTGTTCCAACTCCTGTCCACTTTCCATGCGGATTCCCACCTATATTGCCCTGCTCAGGGAGAATCGATTGGTGGAGGCCTTTACCTCCACCTTGGAAGACAATCCCCTGCCTGGAACTCTGGGAAGAATATGCCACTTCCACTGCCAGATGCGCTGTAGAAGAGATACGTTGGACGCTCCTGTCCACCAGGGTGAACTGCATCGATACCTTGCAGATACGCTCTACAAGATGGGCAACGAGCAGGAAGTATACCAAGAGATGGTTGCGAAGATTCCTGCATCAACTGGGAAAAAGATCGGAATTGTAGGTGCAGGCCCCGCTGGTTTGAGTGCAGCCTTCTACCTTGTTCGTCTTGGGCATGAGGTGACCATCTACGATGAGCATAGTGAAGCAGGTGGTGTGCTTCGCTATGGCATACCAAGCTATAGACTGCCAAGAGAAGTGCTTGCAAAGGAGTTGGAGCTCTTTGAGCAACTTCCCATTACCTTTGCTTTCAACACGCGCCTCGGTAAGGACATGTGGCTCTCTGATCTTAAGGGCAACTATGATGAAGTCATTCTTGCTCTTGGCTCTTATCATCACGCAACTTTACAACTCGATGGTGCTGATAAGGGTCAGGTGGTGCAAGGTACCGACGTCCTCAACGCACTTGCTGAAGGTGAGGTACCAGAAGTTGGAGAGCGTGTCGTTATCATCGGAGGCGGTAATGTTGCCATCGATGTTGCCAGGTCTCTCTGGAGAATGGGGGTGGAGGTAACCATTGCCTATAGGAGGGACAAGGAGGATATGCCGGCCAATGAGAGTGAAATTGAGGAGGCCTTCAGTGAAGGTATCCCCTGCATCTTCAATGTTGCACCTAAAAAGGTTGCCAGAGACAAGAAGGGCAGACTCGAAGCTCTTGAGGTGGAGGAGCTGGAGATAGGTGAATATGACCTCAGCGGGAGAAAAATCCGTCGTGGAACCGGCTCCATTCGCTCCCTCTCGTGTGACACGGTCATCGTAGCAATAGGGGAGCGTGTTGATACAGAGCTCCTCGAAAAAGAGAATCTTGCAGTCTCCAAACGAGGCCATCTGGAGGTAAAGCCATACTTGTATGAGACCAACCAAGAGCATGTCTGGGCGATCGGGGATGTCATCAACGGACCTTCCACTGCAGCGGAGGCGATGGGGCAAGGCAAGGAAGTTGCCCGCTTGATCGACTTGAGGTTGAGTGGGAAAGACCGGTTTGCACAGCTTTTCGCCACCTTCAGGTATGATCAGACAGTGGGGAAGACCCTGTATGAGGGAAAAGCCATCAACGCCGAAAAACTCCCTATTGCTGCAAGAAGTGGTTCCTTTGAAGAGGTGAACAAGGGCTATACCGGTCGTCAGGCAAGAATGGAGGCAGGAAGATGTCTCAGGTGCGATGTCAAGTGTGAACAGGAGGTGCTCTATGGATAG
- a CDS encoding BrnT family toxin, which translates to MYTWDPKKSEKNKKKNGFSFEDIVNVFDDPNLLDWVDWEHSTLEETRYQCIGRYENYLIIMIVYTDRNGVIRIISAREASPKEKKAYYEYEEKRR; encoded by the coding sequence TTGTATACGTGGGACCCGAAGAAGAGCGAGAAGAATAAAAAGAAAAACGGGTTCTCATTTGAAGATATTGTTAATGTGTTCGACGACCCAAATCTTTTGGATTGGGTCGATTGGGAACACTCTACATTGGAAGAGACCAGATACCAATGTATCGGGCGATATGAAAATTACCTTATAATCATGATTGTATATACGGATAGAAATGGGGTCATCAGGATTATATCAGCAAGGGAGGCCTCTCCCAAGGAAAAGAAGGCGTATTATGAGTATGAAGAAAAGAGAAGATAA
- a CDS encoding NAD(P)H-dependent oxidoreductase subunit E, whose product MHDRANEIATIVSQHRERHGALLSILEAVQRTNEHNYLPKQELVMVAKELGVPLSQVYSVVTFYAFFNLKAQGEHVITVCRGTACHTRGSKPLLDKVLHMLGVELDEDGMATTPDYRFTVHTVACFGQCALAPVIAIDGVIHSMVTEEKLTTMIEALSAQKEGA is encoded by the coding sequence ATGCATGATCGAGCGAACGAGATCGCGACGATTGTTTCTCAGCATAGAGAGCGACATGGTGCGCTTCTCTCCATACTGGAAGCAGTTCAGCGTACGAATGAGCACAACTATCTTCCCAAACAAGAACTGGTAATGGTAGCCAAAGAGCTGGGAGTCCCTCTCTCCCAAGTCTATTCGGTTGTCACCTTCTATGCTTTCTTCAATCTGAAAGCACAAGGAGAACATGTAATTACCGTTTGCCGTGGAACAGCATGCCATACAAGAGGCTCCAAGCCCTTGCTTGACAAGGTGTTGCATATGCTTGGCGTTGAGCTTGATGAAGATGGGATGGCTACCACCCCTGACTATCGTTTTACCGTCCATACCGTGGCTTGTTTTGGGCAGTGTGCGCTTGCTCCGGTCATTGCAATCGATGGAGTGATTCACTCCATGGTAACCGAAGAAAAACTCACTACCATGATCGAAGCCCTCTCGGCACAGAAGGAGGGAGCATGA
- a CDS encoding IS30 family transposase gives MGRRQLTLEKHCRGSHFTWGERLKLQYYYAGSNGYRKERRPTVLGKIFQKSRKTISRELRRGMVEHVLSEIPFSRVEYNAEHAQIDAEEKMKYKGPLPKSGKHYTLVQKISELILEKQYSPYAVLMKLDEKGLWPEGLRICEKTLYNWIEAGDIPGVTIEDLPRKGKMKRRKGHGGKKKHANVEFAARSIENRPKEVLKRLEAGHWEGDTVYSSKNGQRECLLTLVERKSRMELIVKIPDRTAKSVKKGLDWIERQFGSRLFRKIFLSITFDNGVEFSDVLGLENSVLTKSRRTVLYFAHPYCSSERGTNENHNGIIRRFLPKGTDFADIKAKSIRKIQDWMNTYPRRILGGSTPLQSFKEAFGLMDLNIKLLEAC, from the coding sequence ATGGGACGTAGACAGCTTACACTGGAAAAGCACTGTAGGGGAAGTCATTTCACTTGGGGTGAAAGGCTGAAGCTCCAATATTACTATGCCGGCAGCAATGGATACAGGAAGGAACGCAGGCCTACTGTGCTGGGCAAGATATTCCAGAAGAGCAGAAAAACTATCAGCAGAGAGCTGAGGAGGGGGATGGTGGAGCATGTGCTCTCTGAAATCCCATTTTCTCGGGTTGAGTACAATGCAGAGCATGCCCAGATCGATGCAGAGGAGAAGATGAAATACAAGGGACCGCTGCCCAAGTCAGGCAAACATTATACGCTTGTGCAGAAGATATCTGAACTAATCCTGGAGAAACAATACAGCCCCTATGCTGTGCTGATGAAGCTGGACGAAAAAGGCCTCTGGCCAGAAGGCTTAAGGATCTGTGAGAAGACCTTGTACAACTGGATAGAAGCTGGGGATATCCCTGGGGTAACGATTGAGGACTTGCCGAGAAAAGGCAAGATGAAGCGCAGGAAAGGCCATGGGGGCAAGAAAAAGCATGCCAACGTGGAATTTGCCGCTAGGTCCATAGAGAACCGCCCAAAGGAGGTTCTCAAGCGTCTGGAGGCTGGTCACTGGGAAGGGGACACGGTGTACAGCTCGAAGAATGGGCAAAGGGAATGCCTGTTGACGCTTGTGGAACGAAAGTCAAGGATGGAGCTGATAGTCAAGATACCTGACAGGACGGCAAAGTCGGTGAAGAAGGGTCTCGACTGGATAGAGAGGCAGTTTGGCAGCCGCCTCTTCCGTAAGATTTTCCTGTCGATTACGTTCGACAATGGGGTCGAGTTCTCCGATGTCCTGGGCCTTGAGAACTCAGTGCTGACCAAGAGCAGGAGGACTGTGTTATATTTCGCTCATCCCTACTGTTCCTCGGAACGTGGGACTAACGAGAATCATAATGGAATCATAAGAAGATTCCTTCCCAAAGGTACTGATTTTGCTGATATCAAGGCTAAGAGCATAAGGAAAATACAGGACTGGATGAACACCTATCCAAGGAGAATCCTTGGTGGTTCTACACCTCTGCAATCCTTCAAGGAAGCATTCGGACTGATGGATCTTAACATCAAACTGCTGGAGGCATGCTGA
- a CDS encoding secondary thiamine-phosphate synthase enzyme YjbQ — translation MKHYRKELFFHLPTRRGLVNITSDVQDAIDASGIKEGLVLINAMNITASVFINDDERGLHQDYERWLEKLAPEKPYSQYNHNGYEDNADAHLKRTIMGRETVCAITNGKLDFGTWEQIFYFEFDGKREKHALIKIIGE, via the coding sequence ATGAAACACTATAGAAAAGAACTCTTTTTCCATCTCCCTACCAGAAGAGGATTGGTCAACATTACCAGTGATGTCCAGGATGCCATCGATGCAAGTGGTATCAAGGAAGGCTTGGTATTGATCAATGCGATGAATATCACAGCCAGCGTATTCATAAACGATGATGAGCGTGGTCTGCATCAGGACTATGAACGTTGGCTCGAGAAACTGGCTCCTGAAAAGCCCTATTCCCAATATAATCACAATGGGTATGAGGATAATGCGGATGCACACCTGAAGAGAACCATTATGGGACGAGAGACGGTCTGTGCTATCACCAACGGAAAACTTGATTTTGGGACCTGGGAGCAGATTTTCTACTTTGAGTTTGATGGGAAAAGAGAAAAACATGCCTTGATCAAGATCATAGGTGAATAA
- a CDS encoding ribbon-helix-helix protein, CopG family, translated as MTESISVRLPKELVDRLNNLAEQTGRTKTYYIQEALEDKVCDLEMIYLAKKRDEDVRAGRSKTTTLEEVIAENGLSDQV; from the coding sequence ATGACTGAGAGCATATCAGTACGCTTACCGAAAGAACTGGTAGACAGGCTTAACAACCTGGCAGAGCAAACAGGCAGAACAAAAACGTATTACATCCAGGAAGCGCTTGAAGATAAGGTTTGTGATCTTGAAATGATTTACCTAGCAAAAAAACGCGACGAAGATGTGAGAGCAGGTCGCAGCAAAACCACTACGCTTGAAGAAGTTATAGCAGAAAATGGCTTATCAGATCAGGTTTGA
- a CDS encoding GNAT family N-acetyltransferase, producing the protein MLHPNNVGRVGHIANASYAVDSRFQGQGVGRSLVQDSLSRLPRFGFQIMQFNAVVATNQNALHLYESLGFQRLGIIHGGFLMPDGSYEDIVPMVYYVNAEA; encoded by the coding sequence ATCCTTCACCCAAACAATGTTGGACGCGTTGGCCATATAGCCAATGCCTCGTATGCTGTAGATAGCAGATTCCAAGGACAGGGGGTTGGAAGGTCCTTGGTTCAAGATTCCCTCTCCAGGTTGCCAAGGTTTGGTTTTCAGATCATGCAATTCAATGCAGTGGTGGCAACAAACCAAAATGCACTGCATCTCTATGAATCACTCGGATTCCAGAGACTTGGCATCATCCATGGAGGATTTCTCATGCCTGATGGTTCTTATGAGGATATTGTTCCAATGGTCTATTATGTGAATGCAGAAGCCTAA